The Triticum dicoccoides isolate Atlit2015 ecotype Zavitan chromosome 6A, WEW_v2.0, whole genome shotgun sequence genome has a window encoding:
- the LOC119315417 gene encoding transcription factor MYB97-like — translation MAVEAPQQPEQAAGGSVEQGAAAGGGRLKKGPWTPDEDQLLVEHVRRHGEGSWNAVRRETGLLRCGKSCRLRWANHLRPNLKRGPFSPEEERLILRLHALIGNKWARISAHLPGRTDNEIKNYWNTRLKRRKRAGLALYPPDVEREVALVRAGKLRPIVDADGNASSLQAPLLLDAAADQFAWPAAPPFHPAFNNVAPPQPFQFTGNISHNPQALLAAQVPYLHHDEVSAGLGHANKLYADALGMPPLVPPSAQELPSNQSPADAGGPLEMLVLEQDQRLPGAALLRVTSMPELVYNENDYSAWPSGLSGGSGSRSEGDVTSHYGGKCDCFFDGVKPAKGMPASLAVAEEEVSGLFGGEELVAVWPDKPPESITKDDFNLQMMEMQHLMPPVPLPADEHGLN, via the exons atggctgtggaGGCGCCTCAGCAGCCTGAACAAGCGGCGGGTGGATCCGTGGAGCAgggtgcggcggcgggcggcggcaggcTGAAGAAGGGGCCATGGACGCCGGATGAGGACCAGCTGCTGGTGGAGCACGTACGGCGGCACGGCGAAGGGAGCTGGAACGCGGTGCGGCGGGAGACGGGGCTGCTGCGCTGCGGCAAGAGTTGCCGGCTCCGGTGGGCCAACCACCTTCGCCCCAACCTCAAGCGGGGCCCcttctcgccggaggaggagcgcctcatccTCCGCCTCCACGCGCTCATCGGCAACAAGTGGGCGCGCATCTCCGCACAC CTGCCGGGGAGGACGGACAATGAGATCAAGAACTACTGGAACACGCGGCTGAAGCGGCGGAAGCGCGCCGGCCTGGCCCTGTACCCGCCGGATGTCGAGCGGGAGGTGGCGCTCGTCCGCGCCGGCAAGCTGAGGCCCATCGTCGACGCCGACGGCAACGCCAGCAGCCTCCAAGCACCGCTCCTCCTGGACGCGGCCGCGGACCAGTTCGCCTGGCCGGCTGCGCCGCCGTTCCACCCCGCCTTCAACAACGTCGCTCCTCCGCAGCCTTTCCAATTCACCGGCAACATTAGCCACAACCCGCAGGCCCTCCTCGCAGCGCAAGTACCGTACCTCCACCACGACGAGGTTTCCGCCGGCCTCGGCCACGCCAACAAGCTTTACGCCGACGCGCTGGGGATGCCACCGTTGGTGCCCCCCTCTGCGCAGGAGCTTCCTTCGAACCAATCGCCCGCCGACGCCGGCGGGCCGCTCGagatgctcgtcctcgagcaggaccAGCGGCTGCCCGGCGCCGCCCTGCTCCGCGTTACGTCCATGCCGGAGCTGGTCTACAACGAGAACGACTACTCCGCGTGGCCGTCCGGCCTCAGCGGTGGCAGTGGCAGCCGATCCGAAGGCGACGTGACCTCGCATTATGGCGGGAAATGCGACTGCTTCTTCG ATGGCGTGAAGCCTGCGAAGGGGATGCCCGCGAGCTTGGCGGTGGCAGAGGAGGAGGTGTCCGGCCTGTTCGGCGGCGAAGAGTTGGTGGCCGTGTGGCCGGACAAGCCGCCGGAGTCGATCACGAAAGACGACTTCAACCTCCAGATGATGGAGATGCAGCACCTCATGCCCCCCGTGCCGCTCCCGGCAGACGAACACGGCTTGAATTAA
- the LOC119315419 gene encoding peroxidase P7-like yields MAAAMSRRAVAVAAVLAAVTSLLAPAAVAQLSTSFYSGSCASLESIVRSGMVSAVQQEPRMGASILRLFFHDCFVNGCDGSVLLDDSATLTGEKNAGPNANSLRGFEVIDAIKSRVDAACPGTVSCADILAVAARDGVNLLGGPSWGVPLGRRDARTTTQAAANSNLPSPSSSAATLISAFASKGLDSRDMVALSGAHTIGAARCASFRSRVYNDSNINAGFATRRRQVCPAQGGVGDGNLAPLDAFSSVRFDNGYFRNLLSRFGLLHSDQELFNGGPVDSIAQQYAGNGGAFSADFVTAMIKMGNISPLTGSNGEIRNNCRKPN; encoded by the exons ATGGCAGCTGCCATGTCGAGGAGAGCGGTGGCCGTGGCCGCGGTGCTCGCCGCCGTCACCTCGCTGCTCGCCCCCGCCGCCGTGGCGCAGCTCTCGACGTCCTTCTACAGCGGCAGCTGCGCGAGCCTGGAGTCCATTGTGAGGTCGGGCATGGTGTCCGCCGTCCAGCAGGAGCCGCGCATGGGCGCCTccatcctccgcctcttcttccacgactgcttcgtcaAC GGCTGCGACGGCTCGGTGCTGCTGGACGACTCGGCGACGCTGACGGGGGAGAAGAACGCCGGGCCGAATGCCAACTCGCTGCGCGGCTTCGAGGTGATCGACGCCATCAAGTCCCGGGTCGACGCGGCGTGCCCCGGCACCGTGTCCTGCGCCGACAtcctcgccgtcgccgcgcgcgacGGCGTTAACCTG CTGGGCGGGCCGTCGTGGGGGGTGCCGCTGGGCCGGCGGGACGCGCGCACGACGACTCAGGCAGCGGCGAACAGCAACCTGCCGTCGCCGTCGTCGAGCGCGGCCACGCTGATCTCGGCGTTCGCGTCCAAGGGGCTGGACTCCCGCGACATGGTGGCGCTGTCCGGCGCGCACACGATCGGCGCGGCGCGGTGCGCGAGCTTCCGGTCGCGCGTGTACAACGACAGCAACATCAACGCCGGGTtcgcgacgcggcggcggcaggtgTGCCCGGCGCAGGGCGGCGTGGGCGACGGCAACCTGGCCCCGCTGGACGCCTTCAGCTCCGTGCGCTTCGACAACGGCTACTTCCGGAACCTGCTGAGCCGCTTCGGCCTCCTTCACTCGGACCAGGAGCTCTTCAACGGCGGGCCCGTGGACTCCATCGCGCAGCAGTACGCCGGCAACGGCGGCGCCTTCTCGGCCGACTTCGTCACCGCCATGATCAAGATGGGCAACATCAGCCCGCTCACCGGATCCAACGGCGAGATCCGCAACAACTGCCGGAAGCCCAACTAA